Below is a genomic region from Carassius auratus strain Wakin unplaced genomic scaffold, ASM336829v1 scaf_tig00008315, whole genome shotgun sequence.
tacatacaaaagagCAATACAATTAGCAAGCAAAAGCATATATTACCTTTTCCTCTCCCTGTCCTTGGCCTCATAGAGCTCCTTGAAGGTGTGCCTGTTGTAGATCCCAAAGCCCACCAGACAGTCACCCTCACAGCCAGATATTGTTCCCTCTCTCTGCCTGCGCACTTTGATGGCTTCTGCAACCTTCTCAAATGTGCAGgcatatttgagaaaaacatcttTATTAGCCATGAGGGCACCTCTGTCCAATCTGCCAGCCTCGCGCTCCCGCTGATGTCCAGACAGGACCATGAGGGAGTAACCAAGGTCATTCTCCAGCATCCACTTGAAGGTTTTCCCTCTGTATTGACCAAACTGGATGGCACTTTGACTTTGCAGCAGCAGGTCATCAAAGGGACACCCTCCACCCTGGATAACCCTGACCTTGGCCTCCTCCAGCACAGCCTCAGGGTCCTTTGGTACAAAGGGCACCCCTTTAGCCACCTCTGAAAGGTGGATTTTCTCCAGAGGGGCTGCCTTTTTAGACGGCCTCAGCACCAGCTCTCCAGCCTCAAAACGAAGGTTGGGCTTGCTTTCCATTCTGCAACGGTAAAGAAATGCACCTGATGTTATAAAAAACAATGCACTGAAAACCTGATACACAAAATaagtatttatgtattcattattaAGGGTAACTCATGgcatacacacacaacaaacaaataaaaaattaacttgtGAAAAGGGTACATTATAAAGggtttagtattttttaaataatgtttgtattgtttagaCGAATTTCGTTTTCATCTCATAGTTGttgattattaaaactgacataatgtGAATAAAGGGACAAAAGAACGTCTCAGAAAAACTCTGCATgcattatacatatttaaaatggcaatatatatatatatatatgtcgatgaaaatcatgaatgaaaatatactCTTTATACCGAAATCTATTTTTTTGCGGGTTAAACGTCATTATATCTTTATGAAAGACTCCACAGTTTTTCTCACGCATAATttgaaaaagaaaggaagaaaactgTACATTTATTGGGTGTTGATGAGAATCATGaatgaaactgtatttttttataatgaaatatatgcTTAATGTCATCACAACTTTACGAACGACTCAGTtttaccctgtttttttttttttaacctcccGCCTTTTTGCATGCATTGCACATGGATAAAATGCATGTTGAacgccgttttttttttttttttttttacgatagaTAAAAAGTGAGAaagagtaaaatatatttactcaccctgatcAGCAAAACTGCAGGGTAGCGATAATGCAGAATCTGTGCAGGATAAATTGCGGAAGTGCGTTTTTAAAAAAACGTTTgtgttttgaagtgttttttcAGTTAAAACTGGCGAAATCGAAGGAGATAAACAGGAAAATTGATTGTTTAAGGGGCTTCTGACAATTGTAAATCGCCGGCGCAAAGCCTTCGGCCAATGGGAGCAACGAGCGCCTCTGAAACAATTCGCGAGAGCCAATGGGGCGAGGGGCTAGCGGGCGTGAAACAAATCGTCCGGCGGCCAATCCGAGCGCGGGGCCTGAAACAATTCCTCGGCCGGCCAATGGGGCGAGGGAAGCGGAGGCGGGACATGTGAAACAATTCCTCCGGCGGGCCAATCCGAGCGAGGGGGCGGGTGAAACAAATCGCAACACATCCCCGAAGATTGGTTTCAGCTTAGCGCAAAAGATCCTGGCCAATCTTCTCTGTTGGGCCCCCTGTGGCTACCTGGGCACCTGTGGCCCGCCCATTTACCTGGGTATAATTGTTGTGGCCCCACAGTTTGAATTATTGACAGCTTGCACCTAAGCACTATCTGAGATGGCAAAACAACAGAGATGGCCTCCTGTTCTTTCAGAAAGAGAGCAGGTACGGCGGAAGAAATTCCGCCAGAGGCTTTCAGAGGACCTAGACAACACCGCTTTTCGGGTCCAGAGGGCAgatgctgaaa
It encodes:
- the LOC113071844 gene encoding uncharacterized protein LOC113071844, whose translation is MESKPNLRFEAGELVLRPSKKAAPLEKIHLSEVAKGVPFVPKDPEAVLEEAKVRVIQGGGCPFDDLLLQSQSAIQFGQYRGKTFKWMLENDLGYSLMVLSGHQREREAGRLDRGALMANKDVFLKYACTFEKVAEAIKVRRQREGTISGCEGDCLVGFGIYNRHTFKELYEAKDRERKSYVDFIKGSKTSAGSKMDALKKYILQREQKKSRAKGRKPFASSASSASQPVPHTSHLASPPPTQSSLSQPSYSTRANRCRSSGFSHGGGDTGASTTTNLNADPLTSFGAKSRSKAGVSSF